Genomic DNA from Hymenobacter jejuensis:
ACAGCTTCCAGGAAGCCACGAAGCTGCCCAACGACTGGTCGGGCCTGTTCAGCAACGCCAACTCCGTGACCACCACCAACACCACGGTGCCTTTCAAAACCAACCTGATTTCGGTGTTTGGGCGGGTGCAGTACAACTACAAAGAGAAGTACCTGGTATCGGGCAGCTTGCGCCGCGATGGCTCGTCGAAGTTTGGGGCCAACTCCCACTGGGGGTTGTTCCCGGCGGCCTCGCTGGGCTGGCGCCTATCGGAGGAGAACTTCATGAAGAACATCAACTTCATGAGCGACCTGAAGCTGCGCGCCAGCTGGGGCGTGACGGGCAACAACCGCATCCCCGACAACGTGCAGTACTCGCTGCTCAATCCGTATAACTACTCGCTCAACGGTGTTGCTGTAACTGGCTATGCACCAGGCAATTATGCCAACGACAACTTGGGCTGGGAACAAACCAGCAGCTACAACGCTGGCCTTGATTTCAGTGTGCTGCGCAGCCGCCTCTCGGTGTCGGCCGACGTGTACACCCGCACGACGTCGCGGTTGTTGCTCAGTGCCATTCAGTCGTCGCTGACAGGCTTTACCAACAGCTACCAGAACATCGGCGACATCCGCAACCAGGGCGTGGAGCTAGGCCTAAACTCCCGCAACCTAGTGGGCGCTCTCACCTGGAATACGTCCTTCAACGTGTCGTACAACCAAAACAAAGTGCTGCGCCTGGGCTTCGACGACAACCCCATCCCGACAGGTTTTACCAACCTGACTTCTATTGTGCAGGTGGGCCAGCCAGTCAATGCGTTCTTGCTTTACGACGTGATCGGGGTGTATAAAGATCAGAAGGACATCGACAGCAGCCCGCACATGGCCAAAACGCTGCCCGGCGACTCGAAGTACCGCGACGTAAACGGCGACGGCGTGATCGACAACAACGATCGCACCATCGTGGGCAACCCGCAGCCGAAGTTCATCTTTGGCATGACTAACAACTTCACCTACAAGCACTTCGACCTGTCGATCTTGATCAATGCCCAGCAGGGTGGCCAGATTTACTCGCTGGTGGGCCGCTCCATCGACCGCCCCGGCATGGGCTACCTCTACAACAAGCTGGCGAAGTGGGAAAACCGCTGGAAGTCGGAAGCGGAACCCGGCGACGGCATGACGCCGAGCATCAACGCCACCACAGGTGCATACTACGACACCCGCTGGCTCTACAGTTCCGACTACATCCGCCTCAAAAACATCACCCTGGGCTATACGCTCCCCAGCGTGCGCTTCTACAACCGCGCCCGTGTGTATCTGGCGCTTGAAAACGCTTACATCTGGGACAAATACGCAGGTGGCTACACTCCGGAAGCCTCCAACGGCACAGGCCTCGGCTCTTATGATTACGGCGGCTACCCGCAAGCCCGCACCTTCACGTTCGGCTTCAACCTGACGCTCTGATCCTGACCACCTTTCCCATAGTCTTGACGATGAAATCACTTAAAATAGTTGCCTGCGCCACGTTGCTAAGCCTAGGAGGGCTGCTGCTGCCTTCCTGCAAAGACGCGCTCGACATTGCCCCCGAAGCCCACAACAGCACCGCCGATTTCTACAAAGACGAATCGGACGTGAACCAGGGTGTGATGGCTATTTACAACGGCACGCTTACGTTTCCGACCAACTCGCAGTGGAACATGGCCGAGATGCGCAGCGATAACATCTTGATTAACACGGCGTTGAACGTACAGCGCGATTACGCCGACATCAACGGCTTCTCGGCTACCTCCCAAACCGGCCAGCTCCAGGCCACCTGGACCGACTTGTACGAAGTCGTGTACCGCGCCAACCTGCTACTGGAGAAAATTGAGCCCTTCACCTTTGCGCGGACAAACCAATTCAAAGGAGAAGCCCGCTTCCTGCGCGCCCTGTCTTACTTCGACCTGGTGCGCTACTGGGGCCCCGTGCCGATCGCCGACAAAACGCTTTCTATTCAGGACGCCAAAACCATTCCGCGGTCGCCGGTCGCCGATGTGTACAACTTCATCGTGGAAGACCTGAAGTTTGCGGCCGACAACCTGCCGGCTACCTACGCTGCTGGCGACAAAGGCCGCGCGACCAAGTGGGCGGCCAAAGCGCTGTTGGGCCGCGTGTACCTAACCATGTACGGCTACCCGCTCAAGCAAGCTGATAAGCTGGCCCTGGCCAAGCAGCAACTAAGCGACGTGATTGCCCAGGAAGGCGCTGCCGGCGCCGTGGCCGCAAACTACCCCGACTTGTTCAAAACGGCCAACGACAACAAGTTCAGCGTGTTCGAGATTCAGTACATCTCGGGTACCGGTGGCTTGGGCAGCCAGACCCCTTCCGATCAGGCGTTCCAGTTTCCGTCGCAGTGGTCCGCTTTCCAGCCTTTCGGCCCGGACGCTACCGTCAATCCCAACCTGCTCGGTGCGGGCTGGCCTAAGCTCGATAAGCGCAAGTTTGCCACGCTCGACTCGGGCTATGTCGATACGAAAACCAACGCTCGGTCGGGCCGCACGCAGTTCACGAAGTTTCTGGAAAAAGGCACCACCGCTCCCACCGGCCAGCGCGATTACCCCAACAACTATCCCGTTGTTCGCTTTGAAGACGTAGTACTGATGCAGGCCGAGGTGCTGAACGAAGAAGTGGCCAACGGGGGCTCGGTGCCCGCCCAGGCCCTTACCTACATTAACCGCATCCGTACCCGCTCGGGCCTAAAAGCACTGACTACCATGAGCAAGGAAGCCTTCCGCCTCGCCCTGGAGCAGGAGCGCCGCTGGGAGTTTGCCGCCGAAGGCATTCGCTGGTTCGACTTGGTACGCACGGGCCGCGCCCTCACCGTGATGAACGACTTCATCAAAACCAACGGCGTGCGCCACCCTGCCCCCCTCGACGAACACGACCTGCTGTTCCCGATTCCGTTGCAGGAGCTGCAAGTAAATCCGGGCTTCTGGCAGCAGAACCCCGGCTACAACTAGCCCGGCTTTCGTGTCGCTCCTATCCCCTTTTCAAAAAGCTGCTCCGCATCCGGGGCAGCTTTTTTAGGGCCAAATCTTGACAATAGCTACCAATGCGGCCTTTATTTTCCTGATGATATAATGATGGATAGTTTCTTCCGCTTTTCGCCTTCTGGTGCTGATGGCTACCGACCATCTCGACTTAAGTTGGGGGCATGGGGCACTACTTTTCTGTTGCTGGTAGCCGGTGGGCTGACCACCAGTTGGGCCCCGAAGGCTACGCTCGCCACTCGGGATCAGCGGCAGATGGAACGCTTGGGGCGGGGCGTTGTGGCTGTACAACAGGAAAAAGGCAACGTATTCATTAGCTGGAGGTTACTTAATTCTGATCCACCGAATGCGGCATTCAACCTCTTTCGCCAGAGTGGCAACCGCGCCGCTGTTCAGCTCAATCGCCAGCCCCTGACGAAAGGCACGAATTGGGTAGACAAAACGGCGGTAGATCACACGGCTTACACGTACTCCGTTCGCTTGGCTGGAGCAAGCGGCACGGGCAAAGAAACGGGCAACACCGCTTCGGTCTGGGCACAGCAGTTTATGCGCGTGCCGCTCCAGCGCCCAGAGGGCGGCACCGTGAGCAGCGGCCCCGACGTGAGCCCTTTCACCTACAGCGCCAACGATGCCTCCGTTGCCGACCTCGACGGCGACGGCGAATATGAGATCATTCTGAAATGGGACCCGTCTAATTCGCGCGACAACGGCTCAGCGGGACTTGCCGGCCCCGTTATTCTGGATGCTTACAAGCTGAATGGCACCCGGCTTTGGCGCATTAACTTGGGCAAGAATATCCGCGCCGGCGCGCACTACACGCAGTTTATGGCCTATGACCTCGACGGCGACGGCAAGGCGGAGATCGCCTGCAAAACCGCCGACGGCACCATCGATGGCCAAGGCAAAAGCATCGGCGACGCGGCCAAAGATTACCGCTCGCTCACTATACCCACCGACGGGGTGCAAGTGCCCGCCGCGCGCGACAGCCGCTACGGCCGCATCCTGGCGGGGCCGGAGTACTTTACGGTGTTCAATGGCCTTACCGGGGCCGCGCTCGCCTCCACGGCTTACCTGCCAGCCCGCGGTCCGCTCGACGGGTGGGGTGGCATCGGCGGCAACGGCGGCAACGACAGCTACGGCAACCGTGCCGACCGCTTTCTAGCCGCCGTGGCCTACCTCGACGGGCAGCAGCCCAGCGTGGTGATGTGCCGCGGCTACTATGGCCGCTCAGTACTGGCCGCTTGGGACTGGCGCGGCGGAAAGCTCACTTCCCGTTGGGTTTTTGACTCAAAAGATGCGCAAAATGCTTTCTCCGGGATGGGCAACCACGGGCTGAGCGTCAACGACGTAGATTTCGACGGCAAGGACGAAATCGTGTA
This window encodes:
- a CDS encoding RagB/SusD family nutrient uptake outer membrane protein; translation: MKSLKIVACATLLSLGGLLLPSCKDALDIAPEAHNSTADFYKDESDVNQGVMAIYNGTLTFPTNSQWNMAEMRSDNILINTALNVQRDYADINGFSATSQTGQLQATWTDLYEVVYRANLLLEKIEPFTFARTNQFKGEARFLRALSYFDLVRYWGPVPIADKTLSIQDAKTIPRSPVADVYNFIVEDLKFAADNLPATYAAGDKGRATKWAAKALLGRVYLTMYGYPLKQADKLALAKQQLSDVIAQEGAAGAVAANYPDLFKTANDNKFSVFEIQYISGTGGLGSQTPSDQAFQFPSQWSAFQPFGPDATVNPNLLGAGWPKLDKRKFATLDSGYVDTKTNARSGRTQFTKFLEKGTTAPTGQRDYPNNYPVVRFEDVVLMQAEVLNEEVANGGSVPAQALTYINRIRTRSGLKALTTMSKEAFRLALEQERRWEFAAEGIRWFDLVRTGRALTVMNDFIKTNGVRHPAPLDEHDLLFPIPLQELQVNPGFWQQNPGYN
- a CDS encoding rhamnogalacturonan lyase; this translates as MMDSFFRFSPSGADGYRPSRLKLGAWGTTFLLLVAGGLTTSWAPKATLATRDQRQMERLGRGVVAVQQEKGNVFISWRLLNSDPPNAAFNLFRQSGNRAAVQLNRQPLTKGTNWVDKTAVDHTAYTYSVRLAGASGTGKETGNTASVWAQQFMRVPLQRPEGGTVSSGPDVSPFTYSANDASVADLDGDGEYEIILKWDPSNSRDNGSAGLAGPVILDAYKLNGTRLWRINLGKNIRAGAHYTQFMAYDLDGDGKAEIACKTADGTIDGQGKSIGDAAKDYRSLTIPTDGVQVPAARDSRYGRILAGPEYFTVFNGLTGAALASTAYLPARGPLDGWGGIGGNGGNDSYGNRADRFLAAVAYLDGQQPSVVMCRGYYGRSVLAAWDWRGGKLTSRWVFDSKDAQNAFSGMGNHGLSVNDVDFDGKDEIVYGSMVVDDNGQGLFSTGLRHGDALHVSNFDPTTPDLEAWGVHENEEKVPGHENGPGAALYDATTGKVLWGGDYGQDAGRAMAADIDPRYLGAEVWGGSDEIGLRTIKGERIGKAPRAVNFGVWWDGDLLRELLDRTTIDKWDYQNSQAKPLLAADAFGAASNNGTKATPCLSADLFGDWREEVIWRNTNNQDLLIFTTTIPSPYRFVTLMQDPAYRLGVARENVGYNQPPHTSYYLGEGMDGVVK